The Couchioplanes caeruleus nucleotide sequence CTTCCCGGCCCGCTTCCGCACGGCATCGGGCGCGCTGGCGGAGGTCATCACGCTGCACACCAACTACCGCGCCCGGCCGGGCCTGCTGGACGCCACGAGCCGGGTCGCGCGACGCATGCGCGGCCGGGTACGCCACCGCCCCATGCACCCCCCGCCCGCGCCCTCCCCGCCCGCGTCTTCCCAGGCTGCGCCTTCTGCGTCGGCCGCGCCCGCCTCGGCGGCCCATGCTCCGGCCGCGCCCACCTCGGCGGCCCATGCTCCGGGCGCGCCCGCCTCGGCGGCCGTTGCTCCGGCCGTGCCCGCCGGGTCGTCCTCGGCCGCGCTCGCCGGGTCGTCCTCGGCCGCGCCCGCTTCGCCGGCTGAGGCCGGCGCCCCCGCTCAGCCGCCCCGCCCGTCGCCGTCGCCGTCGCCGGATCGTTCGGCGCCCGAGGCGGTCGTGCGTACCTTCCGCTCACCGACCAGCGAGACCGCGTTCGTCGCGCACGCCCTGCGTGAGGCCCACCTGCTGCACGGCGTCCCCTGGTCCCGGATGGCCGTGGTGCTGCGGTCGACCAGCCTACAACTGCCCTCCCTGCAGCGCGGGCTCGCCGCCGCCGGCGTGCCCACCGTCACCCACGCGGAGGACATGCCGCTGCACCTGCAACCCGCGGTCGCGCCGTTCCTGCTGCTCCTGCGCTGCGCCCTCGACCCGGCGGTGCTGGACGAGGAGGCGGCGGTCGCGCTGCTGCACTCGCCGCTGGGCGGGGCCGACCCGCTGGCCGAGCGGCGGCTGCGGCAGGGACTGCGGGCGCTCGCGCTGGCCGCCGGCGACCGCAGGCCCTCCGGCGAGCTGCTCGTCGACGCGGTGCGCGACCCGGCCGGGCTCGACATGGTGGAGCGGCGCTGGGCGACGCCCGCCCAGAACGTCGCCCGGCTGCTCGCCACCGCCCGGGAGGCGGCGGCCGCGCCGGCCGCGACCGCCGAGCAGGTGCTGTGGTCGGTCTGGCGCGCCAGCGGTCTCGCCGAGAAGTGGTACGCCCTCAGCACCCGGGGCGCCCCGACCGAACCCGGCGGCGAGGGCGGCCGGGCCCGGCAGTGGCGCGCCGAGGCAGCCGACCGCGACCTCGACGCGATGGTGGTGCTCTTCGACGCCGCTGCCCGTTTCGTCGACCGGCTGCCGGGGGCGCGTACGGAGGTGTTCCTCGACCACGTGCTCGGCCAGGACCTGCCCGCCGACTCGATCGCCCCCAGCGCGGACCGCGGTGAGGCCGTACGCCTGCTCACCGCGCACGCGGCCAAGGGCCTGGAGTGGGACGTCGTCGTGCTGGCCGGCGTCCAGGAGGGCATCTGGCCGGACCTGCGGCTGCGCGGCAGCCTGCTGGGCTCGGAACGGCTCGTCGACGTCCTGGCGGGCCGGGCCGCACCGGACACGGCGGCGATCGCCGGGCAGACGTCGGCGCTGCTCGACGAGGAACGCCGCCTCTTCTACGTGGCCACCACCCGGGCCCGGCAGCGGCTGGTCGTGACCGCGGTGGCCTCGGCGAGCGTGGGCGGCGCGGACGGCGAGGAGCAACCGAGCCGCTTCCTGAGCGAACTCGCCATGCCGGACCGCCGCGGCGGTGGCGACCCCCCGCCACCGGAACAGGGCGACCCGGGCCCCACGGAACCGGGCCCGGACGACCCCGGCCCTCCGGAACCCGAACCCGACGACGACCCCGGCGCCCGCGAGCCGGACCCCACCGACGTCCGCGAGCCCGACCCCACCGGCGCCCGGGAGCCGGAACCCGGGGAGACGGGCGAGGGCGACTTCGAGCTGCCCATGGGTCGCCCGCCCCGCGCCCTCACCCTGTCCGCGCTGGTCGCGGAGCTGCGTACCGTCGTGGTCGCACCCGACGCCACGCCCGCCCGGCGGCATGCCGCCGCGGCCGAGCTGGCCCGGCTCGCCCAGGCCGGGGTGCCCGGCGCCCATCCCGACGAGTGGTGGGGGCTGCGGCCGCTCTCCGACGACCGGCCGCTGGTCGATGAGGGCGAGCCGGTCAAGGTGACGCCGTCGGCGATGGAGAGCGCGCTGCGGTGCAGCCTGCGCTGGCTGTTGGAACGCCATGGCGGCGCCGCCCCGGCCGGGCCCGCGCAGGGGGTCGGCAACCTGGTGCACGCGGCGGCGATGCTGGCCGAGGACGCGAACGCCGACCGCGAGCGGCTCGTCGAGTACGTGTCGGCGCGGTTCGACGCGATCGAGCTGGCGGCGCGCTGGCTGGCCGGGCCGGAGCAGGAGCGCGCGCAGGGCATGGTGGACAAGTTGCTGCGCTGGCTGGCGCGCAACCCGCGGCGGCTGCTCGCGATCGAGCACGAGTTCACCGTGCGCCTCGACGACCCGAAGCGGCCGATCCAGCTCACCGGGCGGGTCGACCGGCTGGAGGTGGACGAGCAGGGCCGGCTGGTCGTCATCGACCTGAAGACCGGCAAGAGCACCGCGGTCACCGCCGGCGAGGTCGAGGAGCACGCGCAGCTCGCCGGTTATCAGGCCGCCGTGGACGCGGGTGCTTTCGACGCGCTCGCCGAGGGGGCCGGCAGCGGCGGGGCGGCGTTGGTGCAGCTCGGGCCGAGCAAGGAGGCGCGCGAGCAGATGCAGGTGCCGCTCGCCGAGGCCGACGATCCGCAGTGGGCGTACGCGATGGTCCGCCGCACCGCCGACACGATGGCCGCGGCGACCTTCTCGGCCGTCGCGAACGCGAAGTGCCGGGTTTGTCCGGTGCGGACCAGCTGCCCGGTCAGCGGCCAGGGCCGGCAGGTCGTCGAACCCGGTCCGCCCGCCGCGGACCAGCGAGGGTAGAACCGTCCACGATGACGCAACCGAGCCTTTTCGCCGACGCCGAACCCCGGCCGCGGCGGCGCGCCGATGCCGGGCCGCGCTACACCCCGCTGGAGCTCGCCCGGCTGCTGCGGCTGCACGCGCCCACCCCGGAGCAGGCCGCGATCATCGCGGCCCCGGTCGAACCGGTCCTGGTCGTCGCGGGCGCCGGGTCCGGCAAGACCGAGACGATGGCCTCGCGGGTGGTCTGGCTCGTCGCCAACGGGTACGCCCACCCGGACGAGATCCTCGGCCTGACGTTCACCCGCAAGGCCGCCGGCGAGCTGGCCCATCGGGTACGGACGCGGCTCGGTCAGCTGGTCCGCCGGCTGGGGCAGCAGGAGGCACTGACCGGTGAGCCGACAGTCGCCACCTACCACTCGTACGCGGCCCGCGTGGTCACCGAGCACGGCCTGCGCGCCGGGTACGAGCCGTCCGCCCGGCTGCTCACCGAGGCGGCCCGGTGGCAGATCGTGGACTCGCTGGTGCGCTCGTACACCGGGGAGATGACGGGCCTCAACCGCGCGCCCGGCACGGTGACCGACGACGTGCTGGCGCTCTCCGGCGAGCTGGCCGAGCATCTCGTCGGCCCCGACGACCTGGCCGCGTGGACGGGACGGTTCTTCGCCGACGTGCAGTCGCTGCCCGGGCGGGTCTACAAGGACGTCACCGACATGCTGCAGCGCCAGCGGCACCGGCTCACCCTGCTGCCCCTCGTACGCCTCTATGAGCAGCGCAAACTCGACCTCGAGGCGATGGACTTCGGTGACCAGATGGCCCGCGCCGCGCTGGTGGCCCGCAACCATCCCGAGGTCGGCGCGATCGAGCGGGGCCGCTACAAGATCGTGCTGCTGGACGAGTACCAGGACACCAGCCACGCCCAGGTCGTGCTGCTGAACGCGCTGTTCGGCGGCGGGCACCCGGTGACCGCGGTCGGCGACCCCTGTCAGTCGATCTACGGCTGGCGTGGCGCGTCCGCTGGCACGCTGGACCGGTTCCCGGCCGAGTTCACCGGTCCGGGCGGCCGCGAGGCGTGGGTGCTGAACCTGACCCGGAGCTGGCGCAACCGTCCCGAGATCCTGCAGGTCGCCAACTCCCTCTCGCGCCCGCTGCGGGCCGCCGGCGCCCGGGTCGCCGAGCTCGTCCCGGCCCAGCGGGTGGCCGATCGCGTCGGTGGCCGCACGGTGGCATGCGCGCTGCTGTCCACGTACGCGGAAGAAGCCGAGTGGATCGCCGGCTCGATGCTGGCCGCGTGGCGGGCGGCGGCCCGGCTGCCGGAGGCGGCGCCGGCGGACATCCCGCTGGAGAAGCGGCCGACCAGCGCGGTCCTGGTCCGGGTCCGCAGCCAGATCCCGGCGATCGAGGAGGCGCTGCGCGCCCGCGGCCTGCCCGTGGAGGTGGTGGGCCTCGGCGGCCTGCTGGACACGCCGGAGGTCCGCGATGTCGTGTGCACGCTGCGGGTGCTTGCCGACCCGACCGACGGCGCGGCCCTGCTGCGGCTCCTGACGGGCGCCCGCTGGCGCATCGGCCCGCGCGACCTGGTGGCGCTGCACCGCCGGGCCCGGGCGATCGCCTCCGCCCGCGCGGCCGTGACAACCGGCCCGGGTTCTTCCGCGGCGGCCGGCCCCGGTTCTCCCGCGGAGCCCGGCTCCGGTTCTCCCGCGGCGGCCGGGTCCGGTGCTTCCGCGGCCGCTCCGGATGACGCGCAGCAGATCTTCGGGGACCGGCTGGAGGACGCCACGCTCGTCGAGGCGATGGCCGACCTGGGGGCACCCCAGCAGTACTCGCAGGAGGGCTACCTGCGGCTCCGCGCGTACAGCAGGGAGCTGGCGGAGCTGCGCCTGCGCCTGGACCAGCCGCTGCCCGACCTGGTCGCGGACATCGAGCGCACCACCGGCCTGGACGTCGAGGTCGCCGTACGCGGCTGGGGCGCGGGCGACGCAGGCCTGGCCCGCGGCCACCTCGACGCCCTCGGCGACGTCGCCGCCCGGTACGCGGGTGAGACCGACGGCGGCACCCTGGCGGGGTTCCTCGCGTTCCTGGCCGCGGCCGAGGAGGAGGAACGTGGCCTCACCCCGGGCCAGGTCGACGTGGTCGAGGGCGCCGTCCAGATCCTGACCGCCCACGCCGCCAAGGGCCTGGAGTGGGACGTCGTCTCCGTGGCCGGTCTCACCAAGAACGTGTGGCCGGGCGTCACCCGGGGCTCGGACAACTACCTCGGCGGCATCGGGGTGCTGCCGTTCCCGTTGCGGGGCGACTCCGACGGGCTGCCGGAGCTGGACCTGTCGGAAGCCGTCGACCAGAAGGACGTGGCCGCGGCCGTGACGGCGTTCGGGCGGGCGTGGCGCGAGCACGACGAGCGGGAGGAGCGGCGGCTGGCGTACGTGGCCGTCACCCGCCCGCGCCGGCTGCTGCTGGCGTCCGGCTACTGGTGGGGCGACGGCGTGAAGCGGCCCCGAGGTCCGTCGGTGTTCCTGACCGAGATCCGGGACGCCTGCGACGAGGGTGCCGGGGTGGTCGAGCACTGGGCGCCGGAGCCGCCCGGCGACGCCGCCAACCCCAGCGCCGAGCTGGTGGCGTCGGCGGAATGGCCGTCGGACCCGCTGGGCGCGCGCCGCCCGGCAATGGCGGCCGCCGCCGACCTGATCCGGCGCATGATCGCCGCACCGACCCCGGAGGCCGCCGCCGCGTTCGCCGAGCTGGCCGAGTCGGACGCCGAGGTGGGAGCGCGTGCCGGGCTGGCCGCCGACCTGACCGGGCTCGCCCCGGCCGCGGCCCCGGAACCCCAGCCGGCACGGCCCCCGGCCGCGGAGGCGCGGGCGGCGGTGGCGGAGCCGGCCGGCGAGGTGGATCCGGACGTGGAGCGGTGGCGGCAGGAGGCCGCGTTGCTGCTCGCCGAGCGCGAGGAACGGGTCCGTCGCGACGGACCGCTCGAGGTGGCGCTGCCGCCGCACCTGTCGGTGTCGCAGCTGGTCGTCCTGCGCCGCGACCCGCAACTGCTGGCCCGCTCCCTGCGCAGGCCGCTGCCGCAGCGGCCCGCGCCCTTCGCGCGGCGGGGCACGGCGTTCCACGCTTGGCTGGAGCAGCGGTACGGGTCCGTACGCCTGCTCGACCTCGACGAACTCCCCGGCGCGGCGGACGACGACGCGGCGGCCGACGAGGAGCTGGCCGCGTTGCAGGAGGCATTCCTGGCGGGGGAGTGGGCGGACCGTACGCCGGTCGAGGTCGAAGTCCCGTTCGCCACCACCGTGGCCGGCGTGGTGATCCGGGGCCGGATGGACGCCGTCTTCGCCGAACCGGGCAACCGCTTCGACGTCATCGACTGGAAGACCGGCCGGCGTCCCACCGCCGCCGACGCCGCGGCCGCGACGGTGCAGCTCGCGGCGTACCGGGTCGCGTGGGCGGCGCTGGCGGGCGTGCCGGTGTCCCGGGTACGGGCCGGCTTCCACTACGTGCGTGACGGCGTGACCGTACGCCCGGCCGACCTGCTCGACGCCGACGGCCTGGCCGCGCTCGTCGCCGAGCTCCCCGAGGCCGATCAGGGCCGGTGAGCCCGCTCCCGGTCAGAGGCCGGCAGCGGCCAGGAGATGCAGCAGAGCCGCCGCGTACGCCTCCTCAGGCGTCGCCGCGGTGAACGTACGGTCCTCGCCCAGCAGGGTGATGCCGACCTCGTAGCCCGCGTCGCCCCGTCGCAGGCTGCGGAAAGTCCCGCCGAGCAGATCGCGCAGCTGATCCTCGCGGGGCAGCCAGAGCGCCTCGTCGAGCTCCACGTCGTCGAGCGCCCACTCGGTGGTGCCGTTGAACCCGATCACGCGCCCCTCCGGCACGGGGTACACCTCGATGGTCATGTTGCTGAGCACAAAGGTGTCCTCGTCCAGGTCGCGGTCCGGGATGGCGAAGCTGTCCCCCGGGGCGGGCTTCCACTCCAGCCCGGCCTCCCTGAGTTGCCGTGCCACTTCCACGCCGATCACGAGCAGACCCCCTTGTGCGTGCTAGGCTCCTACGCGTTGTGTCAGTTTGGTTCCCAAGTACTCAGGAGCGCCTGTGGGGAAGTCTGCCCCAGGCGCTCTTTGTCGTAACCCGGGGTTCTCCGGTACGGGCGATCAGTACGGCAGCACGAGTCCCGCGAAGTGCGGGACTTATTACCTCGTTCCCGTCCATAATGGTCGGGAGCGATCGACCGTCGAGGAGACGATCATGGTTACCGGCGTAGTGAAGTGGTTCAACGCGGACAAGGGCTTTGGGTTCATCACCCCGGACGACGGCGGCGCCGACGTCTTCGCCCACTTCTCCGCCATCCAGACTTCCGGCTACCGCAGCCTGGACGAGAACCAGCGGGTCGAGTTCGAGGTGACCCAGGGCCAGAAGGGCCCGCAGGCGGCCAACATCCGCCCGCTCTGATTCCAGCCCAGCGCTGACGCGCCGGCGCCGGTCCTCCGCGAGGAGGCCGGCGCCGTCGTGCTTTCCGGCCCCATCCGCGGCCTGCGACCGCCCGTTCCAGGAGCCGCCGAGCCGCCGAGTGGCCGCCGGACCGCCGGACCGCCCGGACGGGGCCGGATGAGTGCCCTCAGGCGTCCAATGGGGCCGGGTTGCCGGCGTCCTCGGGCCGGGGCGGATAGCCCAGCTCCTCCGGCCGCGGCGCCGTGCCACCCAGATGCGCCGGCAGCCACCAGCGGTCGTCCGGCCCGGAGGGCTGTTCCGGATAGTTCTGCTGCGCCCGGTCCAGCAGCGCGCTCAACCGCTGCCGCAGCACCACCGTCGTCGCGTCCGCGGTGGCGCCGGCCGCCGCGACGATCGGCTCGCCGATGCTGATGATGACCGGTACGTGGCGCTTGGTCAGTTCCTTCTCGCGGCCCTTGGTCCAGAGCCGGTGCGGGCCCCACACCGCCATGGGGATCAGCGGCACCTCGGCCACCTCGGCGAGCCGGGCCGCGCCCGACTTCAGTGCCTTCACCGTGAACGACTCGCTGATCGTCGCCTCCGGGAACACGCCGACCACCTCGCCGCGGCGCAGGGCGTTCTCGGCTTCCTGGAACGCCGCCGTGCCGGCCTTGCGGTCCACGGAGATGTGGCGCATGCCGCGCATCAACGGACCGCTCACCTTGTGGTCGAAAACCGACTTCTTCGCCATGAACCGTACGAGGCGCTTCGCCGGCTGGGCGCCCAGTCCGCAGAAGATGAAATCGAGATAGCTGGCGTGGTTGCTCGCCAGGACCGCCCCGCCGGTCGCTGGGATGTGGTGCGCGCCGTCGATCTGGATCCGCAGGTCGAGCACCCGGAACATCGTCTTTGCCAAGGCGATCACGGGGGGATACACGATTTCCATCCGGTTACGGTACCGGGACCGCATGAACCTTTCCTGGGAGAGATGCAACCGATTTGCCGTCGGCTGCGTCTTACCTATGACTGCGCCGAGTCGCACCGGGGTCCACGCTGACAGGGATCATCCGGTTCGGCACTTCCCGGGAGGACCCGCATGGACACCGTGTCCGCACGCCGCGAGCTCGCGATCGTGGTGGCGCTGGCGGTCCTGGGCCTGTGCCTGGTGCTGGTGGTGGCCTTCGCACCCTGGTACGCGTCGGCCGGCTACGGCGGGGCGGGCGCGGGAGTCGTCGAGACCGTGCCGCCCAAGGCCGCACCGGTGGCCGCGGCCCGCTGACAGACCGGCGGGGACGGCCGCCGCAGCCCGCTGACCGGCTTGAAGGAACGGCCACTGAGCGGCGGGAGGGCGCTGCCCGAGCCGGGCGATGACCCGTGACATCGCCCCGTGGTGTTCACTGGGATGATGTCCGACGGCACGCCCACCCCCACCGCCTTCCCGCGGCCGGGTGGCGCGTGGGCTTCCGGGACGGTCACCGCTTACGGCGTACCCCCGCTCGTGCCGCCTCCGCCACCCACCCCGCCGGGCCCGCCCGGCGGTGACGGGCCACGACGCCGCCGGCGGCAGATGATGGTTTTCGGCGGGATCGCCGGCGCGATCGTCGTGATCGGTCTGACCATCATCCTGATCGTGGCGTTGACCTCGGACGGTGACGCCTTCGGCGGCAAGAAGGCGTCCGGTCCCACCGATGTCCGGCCGCCGCTCGCGCAGATGTGCCCCGCGCCGACCGTGGCGCCGAGCGAGGGGCCGACCGGCAGGCCGGAGAAGGTTCCGCCCGCCACCGGTGAACGGACCACCGACACCGAGGCGGGCATCTCCTACCGGAAGTACGGCGCGCCGTGGGTGCCGTGGGACACGACGTGGCGGGCGGGCACGCTCGAGGTTCCGTACCGGGTGGGGCAGCACTTCGTCACGGAGACGTACAGCGGGGGGACGTACCACGCGTCGATCCTGTCCGCGGCGGTGCCGGCGGCCGACAACGACGCGGTGACGCTGAACCTGGACTGCGTGGGGCGGCAGGTCGCGGCGGACGTCCGCGCCGAGTACTACCCGCAGCCGAACACGCTCGAGCAGCTGCGCGACGGGATGACCACGCTGGGCGGGCGGCCGGCGTACCTGAGCGAGTTCCGGCTGCACTTCAAGGCCGAGGGGCTGACGGCCACCGACGAGTTGTCCGCGGTGGCCGTCATCGACGTCGGCAAGACCACGGCCGCCGTGCTGTACGTGTCGATCCCCGGCACCCACAAGCAGTTCGACTACGTGATCGATGACGTGCTGAAGTCCGTACGGCCGCTCTGAGCGGGTCAGGAGCCGGTGAGGCCCCAGCGCTTGCGCAGCGCGTTGTCCGCGGCGTTGAACAGCAGGTCGATCAGGATGCCGATCACCAGCACCACGATGATGAAGCTGATCACCAGGCTCGACTCGTTGAGGTCGCGGGACTGCTGCATGCGTACGCCGATCGACAGCGCCCCCGGCACGATGACCAGCAGCTCGCCGGCCATGAGGCTGCGCCAGGAGAACGCCCAGCCCTGCTTGAGCCCGGAGATGAACGACGGCAGCGACGCCGGCAGGATCAGGTGGCGGTACTTGGCGAAGCCGGTCATGCCCAGCACCTGACCGACCCGCAGCCAGGTCCGCGGCACGTAGTCGATGCCGCTGATCAGGCCGTTCGCGACGGACGGGGCGGCGCCGATGACCACCACGAACATGATGGCGCTCTCGCTGATCTGGAAGAGCAGGATCGCCAGCGGGAACCACATGATCGAGGGCATGGTCTGCAGGCCGGTGATGAGCGAGCCGATGGCCGCCCGCAGCGGGGCGAACCGGGAGACCGCCGCCCCCACGATCGTGCCGATCAGCACGGCGAGCGCGAAGCCGGTGACCGCGCGGGTCATGGTCAGCCGTACGCCGTCCCAGAAGTCCCCGGTGGTGATCAGCGAGCCGAGGTCCTCGAAGACCGTCGCCGGGCCGGGCAGCACGTACGCCGGTTTCCATTCCGCCCAGACGACGGCCTGCCACGCCGCCAGCACGATGGCGACCGCGAGGAGCTTGGGCCAGGCGCTGCGCCAGATGCGCTTGCCGAGCGCGCCCTGCTCGCCCTTGCCGGCGAGCTCGAGCGCGTCGAGCCCGGTGACCCGGTCGGCGGCCCGGTCCGACTCGGTCCGCGGGTCGGGGGCCTGGGTGGGGATCTCAGCCTGCATGACGGGCGACCTCCGCGCGGAGCCGGTCGGTGATCTCGGCGGCCTGCCCGGCCACCTCGGGGGAGTCGATGCGGCGCGGCCGCTGGTGGGTCACCGGGAAGTCCTCGATGACCCGGCCCGGGCGGCTGCTCAGCAGGATCACCCGGTCGCCCAGCCGGACCGCCTCGCGCACGTTGTGGGTGACGAACAGGACGGTGAGCTCCTGCTCGCGCCAGATGCGCTCCAGCTCGTCGTGCAGGATGTCGCGGGTCATCGCGTCCAGCGCGCCGAACGGCTCGTCCATCAGCAGGATGTCGGCGTCCTGGGCGAGGGCCCGGGCCAGCGCGACGCGCTGGCGCATGCCGCCGGAGAGCTCGTGCGGCCGCTTGTGGCCGAAGCCCTTGAGCCGCACGATCTCCAGCAGCTGCTCGGCGCGTTCCCGGCGGGTGGCGCGGGGGATGCCGCGCAGCCGCAGGGGAAGCTCGACGTTGCCGGCAACCGAGAGCCACGGGAAGAGCGCCGCCTCCTGGAACATCAGCGAGACGGCCCGGCCGCCGGTGTCCAGTGTGCCGCCGCTGATCCGGTCGAGCCCGGCGACGAGCGAGAGCAGCGTGCTCTTGCCGCAGCCGGAGGCGCCCAGCAGGCAGACGAACTCGCCCTTGCCGACGCTCAGCGAGACCTTGTCCAGGGCGAGCAGCGCGTTGGCGCCGGTGCCGTACCGCTTCGAGACGCTGTCGAGGCTGACGACCGCCTGCTGGGTGCGCTGGTGGGTGGCTTCGAGAATGCTCATGACGTGGCTCCCGGTTGTCCGGCGGCGATCAGGAGGCGGCGGCGTCGCTGACCTCGGGCTGACCGTCGGCCTTGAGCAGCTCGTTGAGCGGGCCGAGGTCGTAGATGCCCTTGAGGTCCACCGGCTTGAGCAGACCGACGTCCTCGGCGTGCTTGGCGCTGGTGTAGAGCGACGAGGCGATCGGGTCGTTGGTGAACGTCAGGTTCTTGAACGCGGCGGCGAGGATGTCGTCCTTGAGCGGCTTTCCGGACAGGGCGGCGAGCTGCTCGTTGGCGGCCTTCTGCGCTCCGGCGGTGTCCGAGGCGATGTACTTCTCCGCGGCGATGTGACCCTGCAGGAGCTTCTTCACCGTGTCCGGGTGCTTCTTGAGGAAATCCTGCTTCACGATCAGGTGCGTGGTGACGAACTGCCCGTTCGGCCACAGGTCCTTCTCGTTGACCAGGATCTTGCCCTTGGACTCGAGCACCATCTTGCTCAGGTTGGGCTCGGGGACCCAGGCGCCGTCGATCGCGCCCTGGGCGAACGCCTGCACCGCGGTCGCGTTGTCCTGCGGCAGCACCGAGACGTCGCCGCCGCCCTGCTGGTCGGCGTTGAGGCCGTTCTCCTTCAGCCAGGCGCGCAGCGCGACGTCCTGGGTGTTGCCCAGCTGCGGCGTGGCGATCTTCTTGCCCTTGAGGTCGGCCGGGCTGTTGATGCCCTGCCTGACGACCAGGCCGGCGCCGCCCGAGGTGCTGCCCGCGATGATCTTCAGCGCGGTGCCCTTGGAGGTGGCCCAGCCGTTGATGGCCGGGTTCGGCCCGATGTACGTCGCGTCGATCGCCCCGGAGAACAGCGCCTCGATGGCGGCCGGGCCGGCGTTGAAGGTCTTCGGCTCCAGCTTGGTGTCGCCCAGCGCCTGCTGGAAGAGGCCGTTCTTGACGCCGACGAGCGCGGGCGCGTGGGTGATGTTCGGGAAGTACCCGAGCCGCAGGGTGTTCGCGTCACCGCTGGCGGCGGCGTCGTCGCTGCCGCAGGCGGTCAGGGCCGAGGCGGACAGAAGCGCGGCAGCGGCAACGGCAAGCGCACGAAGAGCGCGGGATTTCATTGTCACTCCTAAGCGGAGACGGTGAGTTGGGCGAGGGTGCGGTGGTTCACGACCCCCTCGATGGCCTCCTCCACCGCGAGCCAGACGTCCTTGAGGCCGGTCGCGACCCCGTGGTACGTCGTGGTCGTGGTGGGCAGGCCACGAACGGTGGTCAGCGCCCCGCCGACGGCCCGGACCACGTCGCCGACGGTGATGTCGTCGGCCGGCCGGGCCAGGGCGTACCCGCCGTCGACGCCGCGGTGGCTGTGCAGCAGGCCGGCGCGGCGCAGGTCGAGCAGGATGCCCTGGAGAAAGCTGAGCGGGATGTCCTGGCCGGCCGCGAGCGACGCGGCTTTGACCAGGTGGGGGTGGTCAGCGGCGATCGCGAGCATGGCCCGGACGGCGTAGTCGGTGCGTGCCGAGACGTACACGGGGGAATGTCCTCTCGGTCCGGCGGAGCGCAAACTCTGCTTTCTCTATCTGATGGATGGGAATAGTGGACGAGGTGCGGTATCGGCGTCAACCCCGAACCGCATCATGGGATGTTTGCCTGCCGGTTTTGTAGGAAAAGCCCTCGTCCGGGTGACGCCGGGAGCGTCCGGCGCGCGGGAACGGCCCCGGGCTGTGGGAGTATCTGC carries:
- a CDS encoding ATP-dependent helicase, which gives rise to MTSTPAAVRRPAYRLVRRPAPAAAPLLDDAVQRYVAGHTDGPLLVVGGPGTGKTTVLVEAVAERIAAGVDPERILVLTFGRRGATALRDRVEARIGGATYHEPLVRTFHAYAFGLLRRAAAERGEPSPRLLTGPEQDLIIRELLEVVGDDQAPDTVRWPEALRPALPTRAFAQQLRDLMQRAAERGIGPVELARLGESLGRDDWPAAARFLREYVAVLALRDVTTRGSTAYDPAELIRAAAGLLTDDPALLEAERRRLAYVYVDELADTDPAQIDLLSLVAGGGKPLVAFGDPDSSIYGFRGADPEVIDTFPARFRTASGALAEVITLHTNYRARPGLLDATSRVARRMRGRVRHRPMHPPPAPSPPASSQAAPSASAAPASAAHAPAAPTSAAHAPGAPASAAVAPAVPAGSSSAALAGSSSAAPASPAEAGAPAQPPRPSPSPSPDRSAPEAVVRTFRSPTSETAFVAHALREAHLLHGVPWSRMAVVLRSTSLQLPSLQRGLAAAGVPTVTHAEDMPLHLQPAVAPFLLLLRCALDPAVLDEEAAVALLHSPLGGADPLAERRLRQGLRALALAAGDRRPSGELLVDAVRDPAGLDMVERRWATPAQNVARLLATAREAAAAPAATAEQVLWSVWRASGLAEKWYALSTRGAPTEPGGEGGRARQWRAEAADRDLDAMVVLFDAAARFVDRLPGARTEVFLDHVLGQDLPADSIAPSADRGEAVRLLTAHAAKGLEWDVVVLAGVQEGIWPDLRLRGSLLGSERLVDVLAGRAAPDTAAIAGQTSALLDEERRLFYVATTRARQRLVVTAVASASVGGADGEEQPSRFLSELAMPDRRGGGDPPPPEQGDPGPTEPGPDDPGPPEPEPDDDPGAREPDPTDVREPDPTGAREPEPGETGEGDFELPMGRPPRALTLSALVAELRTVVVAPDATPARRHAAAAELARLAQAGVPGAHPDEWWGLRPLSDDRPLVDEGEPVKVTPSAMESALRCSLRWLLERHGGAAPAGPAQGVGNLVHAAAMLAEDANADRERLVEYVSARFDAIELAARWLAGPEQERAQGMVDKLLRWLARNPRRLLAIEHEFTVRLDDPKRPIQLTGRVDRLEVDEQGRLVVIDLKTGKSTAVTAGEVEEHAQLAGYQAAVDAGAFDALAEGAGSGGAALVQLGPSKEAREQMQVPLAEADDPQWAYAMVRRTADTMAAATFSAVANAKCRVCPVRTSCPVSGQGRQVVEPGPPAADQRG
- a CDS encoding ATP-dependent DNA helicase, whose product is MTQPSLFADAEPRPRRRADAGPRYTPLELARLLRLHAPTPEQAAIIAAPVEPVLVVAGAGSGKTETMASRVVWLVANGYAHPDEILGLTFTRKAAGELAHRVRTRLGQLVRRLGQQEALTGEPTVATYHSYAARVVTEHGLRAGYEPSARLLTEAARWQIVDSLVRSYTGEMTGLNRAPGTVTDDVLALSGELAEHLVGPDDLAAWTGRFFADVQSLPGRVYKDVTDMLQRQRHRLTLLPLVRLYEQRKLDLEAMDFGDQMARAALVARNHPEVGAIERGRYKIVLLDEYQDTSHAQVVLLNALFGGGHPVTAVGDPCQSIYGWRGASAGTLDRFPAEFTGPGGREAWVLNLTRSWRNRPEILQVANSLSRPLRAAGARVAELVPAQRVADRVGGRTVACALLSTYAEEAEWIAGSMLAAWRAAARLPEAAPADIPLEKRPTSAVLVRVRSQIPAIEEALRARGLPVEVVGLGGLLDTPEVRDVVCTLRVLADPTDGAALLRLLTGARWRIGPRDLVALHRRARAIASARAAVTTGPGSSAAAGPGSPAEPGSGSPAAAGSGASAAAPDDAQQIFGDRLEDATLVEAMADLGAPQQYSQEGYLRLRAYSRELAELRLRLDQPLPDLVADIERTTGLDVEVAVRGWGAGDAGLARGHLDALGDVAARYAGETDGGTLAGFLAFLAAAEEEERGLTPGQVDVVEGAVQILTAHAAKGLEWDVVSVAGLTKNVWPGVTRGSDNYLGGIGVLPFPLRGDSDGLPELDLSEAVDQKDVAAAVTAFGRAWREHDEREERRLAYVAVTRPRRLLLASGYWWGDGVKRPRGPSVFLTEIRDACDEGAGVVEHWAPEPPGDAANPSAELVASAEWPSDPLGARRPAMAAAADLIRRMIAAPTPEAAAAFAELAESDAEVGARAGLAADLTGLAPAAAPEPQPARPPAAEARAAVAEPAGEVDPDVERWRQEAALLLAEREERVRRDGPLEVALPPHLSVSQLVVLRRDPQLLARSLRRPLPQRPAPFARRGTAFHAWLEQRYGSVRLLDLDELPGAADDDAAADEELAALQEAFLAGEWADRTPVEVEVPFATTVAGVVIRGRMDAVFAEPGNRFDVIDWKTGRRPTAADAAAATVQLAAYRVAWAALAGVPVSRVRAGFHYVRDGVTVRPADLLDADGLAALVAELPEADQGR
- a CDS encoding pilus assembly protein CpaE, whose translation is MIGVEVARQLREAGLEWKPAPGDSFAIPDRDLDEDTFVLSNMTIEVYPVPEGRVIGFNGTTEWALDDVELDEALWLPREDQLRDLLGGTFRSLRRGDAGYEVGITLLGEDRTFTAATPEEAYAAALLHLLAAAGL
- the cspE gene encoding transcription antiterminator/RNA stability regulator CspE, whose translation is MVTGVVKWFNADKGFGFITPDDGGADVFAHFSAIQTSGYRSLDENQRVEFEVTQGQKGPQAANIRPL
- a CDS encoding lysophospholipid acyltransferase family protein, whose protein sequence is MEIVYPPVIALAKTMFRVLDLRIQIDGAHHIPATGGAVLASNHASYLDFIFCGLGAQPAKRLVRFMAKKSVFDHKVSGPLMRGMRHISVDRKAGTAAFQEAENALRRGEVVGVFPEATISESFTVKALKSGAARLAEVAEVPLIPMAVWGPHRLWTKGREKELTKRHVPVIISIGEPIVAAAGATADATTVVLRQRLSALLDRAQQNYPEQPSGPDDRWWLPAHLGGTAPRPEELGYPPRPEDAGNPAPLDA